Proteins co-encoded in one Trueperaceae bacterium genomic window:
- the ftsA gene encoding cell division protein FtsA has product MTDERIIVGLDIGTTKICTVIGEIASDGVLDVIGEGTVPSDGLRKGVVVNLERTIEAVRQSIAAAERVAGVEVQSAWAGIAGTHLKAQTSHGMAAIRRGQEISRSDVERTIENARAVPLEANMEIIHVIPQEYVVDGHDGIKDPVGMSGVRLEVDVHIVAGAQGPLQNLKRCARDAGVEVDGVVVQALASGLAVLNESERELTTLLIDVGGGTTDIGVFRRGTLTHSAVIPLGGDHITQDISQLLRIPPDEAERVKKRYGVAMPDLADREVVLEVANPNYTASLSTFELAQVIKPRVVEILDLVKQNIEQRMGALELLAGNVVITGGASLMPGFDQVATERFRLPVRIGKPHGVSGLVDVVASPAHATAVGLVRYGMRFGQPERVAVARGERNGGILTSLRNILREFF; this is encoded by the coding sequence ATGACTGACGAACGCATCATCGTCGGCCTCGACATCGGTACAACGAAAATCTGTACCGTCATTGGCGAGATCGCCAGCGATGGCGTGCTTGACGTTATAGGCGAAGGCACCGTCCCCAGCGACGGCTTGCGCAAGGGGGTAGTGGTCAACCTCGAGCGCACCATCGAGGCGGTCCGTCAGTCGATCGCGGCGGCCGAGCGGGTTGCCGGCGTAGAGGTGCAGAGCGCCTGGGCCGGCATCGCCGGAACCCACCTGAAGGCGCAGACCAGTCACGGCATGGCGGCCATCAGGCGGGGCCAGGAGATCAGTCGCTCGGACGTCGAACGCACGATCGAGAACGCTAGGGCCGTACCGCTCGAAGCCAACATGGAGATCATCCACGTCATCCCGCAGGAGTACGTGGTGGACGGCCACGATGGGATCAAGGACCCGGTTGGGATGTCCGGGGTGAGGCTCGAGGTGGACGTGCACATCGTCGCCGGCGCCCAGGGCCCCCTGCAGAACCTCAAGAGGTGCGCGCGAGACGCCGGCGTCGAGGTAGACGGGGTCGTGGTGCAGGCGCTGGCCTCCGGCTTGGCGGTACTCAACGAGAGCGAACGCGAGCTCACGACGCTGCTCATCGATGTCGGTGGCGGCACGACCGACATAGGCGTGTTCCGCCGCGGCACGCTCACCCACTCCGCCGTCATCCCTCTCGGTGGCGACCACATCACCCAGGACATAAGCCAGCTGCTGCGCATCCCTCCCGATGAGGCCGAGAGGGTGAAGAAACGTTACGGGGTGGCGATGCCCGACCTCGCCGATCGGGAGGTCGTGCTCGAGGTGGCCAACCCGAACTACACCGCCTCCCTCTCCACCTTCGAGCTGGCGCAGGTGATAAAGCCGAGGGTCGTGGAGATCCTCGACCTCGTCAAGCAGAACATCGAGCAGCGCATGGGCGCCCTCGAACTGCTGGCCGGCAACGTCGTCATCACCGGCGGCGCCTCGCTCATGCCCGGTTTCGACCAGGTCGCCACCGAGCGCTTCCGGCTGCCGGTGCGGATCGGCAAACCGCACGGCGTCTCGGGCCTCGTGGACGTGGTCGCCAGCCCGGCGCACGCGACCGCCGTGGGCCTGGTGCGTTACGGGATGCGCTTCGGCCAACCTGAACGGGTGGCGGTCGCGCGTGGCGAACGCAATGGCGGGATCCTGACAAGCCTCCGCAATATCCTCCGAGAATTCTTTTGA
- the ftsZ gene encoding cell division protein FtsZ, whose product MNNDNAVIRVIGLGGGGNNAVNRMIETGLMGVEFVAANTDAQVLATSLADTRIQMGDHLTKGLGAGANPEIGEKAAVEDRDRIAEVLRGSDLVFITAGMGGGTGTGSAPVVAEVARELGALTVAVVTTPFQFEGPKRTRQAEEGLRRLEDKVDALIVVENQRLLSSLDRKVKLSDAFRVADRVLYHGVRGISDVINMPGLINVDFADVKALLSGAGTVLMGIGAGRGENLAEQAAESATHSPLLSRGVEGAHHLLINVTGSEELTLFDANEIVEKISEATEVEDVNVLFGVTYDEAAADEVRVTVIAAGFEHEPRMKVLRPTQMRQNATARGYDPSNYDIPAFLRYNPDSAEN is encoded by the coding sequence ATGAACAACGACAACGCAGTCATTCGCGTCATCGGCTTGGGCGGCGGCGGGAACAATGCCGTAAACCGCATGATCGAGACCGGCCTCATGGGGGTCGAGTTCGTCGCCGCCAACACCGACGCCCAGGTCCTCGCCACCTCCCTGGCCGACACCCGCATACAGATGGGCGACCACCTGACCAAAGGGTTGGGCGCCGGAGCGAACCCCGAGATCGGGGAGAAGGCGGCGGTCGAGGATCGAGATCGGATCGCCGAGGTACTGCGCGGCTCCGATCTGGTCTTCATCACCGCCGGCATGGGCGGCGGCACCGGCACCGGTTCGGCCCCGGTGGTCGCCGAGGTCGCCCGTGAACTGGGCGCCCTCACGGTCGCCGTGGTGACCACACCCTTCCAGTTCGAAGGGCCCAAGCGCACCCGCCAGGCCGAGGAGGGCCTGCGCCGCCTCGAGGACAAGGTCGACGCGCTCATCGTCGTCGAGAACCAGCGCCTCCTCTCCTCTCTCGATCGCAAGGTCAAGCTGTCGGACGCCTTCCGGGTGGCCGACCGTGTGCTCTACCATGGGGTTCGCGGGATCAGCGACGTCATCAACATGCCCGGCCTCATCAACGTCGACTTCGCCGACGTCAAGGCGCTCCTCTCCGGCGCGGGCACCGTGCTGATGGGCATAGGCGCCGGCCGGGGCGAGAACCTCGCCGAGCAGGCCGCCGAGAGCGCTACCCACTCTCCCCTGCTCTCCCGTGGGGTCGAGGGCGCGCACCACCTGCTCATCAACGTCACCGGCTCGGAGGAGCTCACCCTTTTCGACGCCAACGAGATCGTCGAGAAGATCAGCGAGGCGACCGAGGTCGAGGACGTCAACGTGCTCTTCGGCGTCACCTACGACGAGGCCGCTGCCGACGAGGTGCGCGTGACCGTCATCGCAGCCGGTTTCGAGCACGAACCGCGGATGAAGGTGCTGCGCCCTACCCAGATGCGGCAGAACGCCACCGCTCGCGGCTACGACCCGTCCAACTACGACATCCCGGCGTTCTTGCGCTACAACCCCGACAGCGCAGAGAACTGA
- a CDS encoding NUDIX hydrolase, producing MSGRPKGSPKASREVIYEGAILDLVRLDGKWDVVEHLPAVAILVLEGRQVLGVRQTRHPLAERTWEIPAGLIDEGESPEETARRELAEEVGLGGRLELVTRIYTSPGFTDELIYLFEASDLEPAHAEGDEDEELELAWMDVKEAWNAISEGRIASSAPTLVALSYAMAQLGIRCR from the coding sequence ATGAGCGGGAGGCCCAAGGGTAGCCCGAAAGCCAGCCGAGAGGTCATCTACGAGGGGGCGATACTCGACCTGGTTCGCCTCGACGGCAAGTGGGACGTGGTGGAGCACCTTCCCGCTGTGGCCATCCTCGTGCTCGAGGGCCGCCAGGTCCTGGGAGTACGGCAGACCAGGCACCCGCTGGCAGAGCGGACCTGGGAGATCCCGGCGGGACTGATCGACGAGGGCGAGTCACCCGAAGAAACGGCCCGCCGTGAGCTGGCCGAAGAGGTAGGCCTGGGCGGCCGGCTCGAACTGGTCACGCGGATCTACACCTCCCCCGGATTCACCGACGAGCTCATCTACCTCTTCGAAGCCAGCGACCTGGAGCCGGCGCACGCCGAAGGCGACGAGGACGAGGAGCTGGAGCTGGCCTGGATGGATGTCAAGGAGGCGTGGAACGCCATCAGCGAGGGCAGGATCGCGAGCAGCGCCCCGACCCTGGTGGCGCTTTCGTACGCCATGGCTCAGCTCGGGATCAGATGCAGGTAG
- the ribF gene encoding riboflavin biosynthesis protein RibF, producing the protein MQVVNDPDLLDLDGAVLSIGNFDGVHWGHRQLLGRMNELARPAGTPTIILTFFPPSKVVFGDQPFLCSEAEKLELLAAFEPDAAVVVPFSLEYSRTDKQVFLDQISRLKPQAIIVGEDFRFGHKRQGTLNDLSRVTGKLEVFGLVERAGEVVKSSAIREYLAQGQVAHAALLLGEPYLVIGRVVEGDRRGRQIGYPTANLGVPERKAMPKGVFSVLVDTGEGIFAGMANSGPRPSFPDAAPACEAHLFDFDGDLYGRELRVRFIERIRGQLEFGSLDELRARLDEDARVAKEQLARL; encoded by the coding sequence ATGCAGGTAGTCAACGACCCGGACCTGCTCGACCTGGACGGCGCGGTCCTCTCGATCGGCAACTTCGACGGGGTGCACTGGGGTCACCGCCAACTCCTCGGCCGCATGAACGAACTCGCCCGCCCCGCGGGTACGCCCACGATAATCCTCACCTTCTTCCCGCCCTCCAAGGTGGTGTTCGGCGACCAGCCGTTCCTCTGCAGCGAGGCCGAGAAGCTCGAGCTGCTCGCCGCCTTCGAGCCCGACGCCGCAGTGGTCGTCCCCTTCAGCCTCGAGTACTCGCGCACCGACAAGCAGGTCTTCCTCGACCAGATTTCACGGTTGAAACCGCAGGCGATCATCGTTGGTGAGGACTTCCGCTTCGGCCACAAGCGCCAGGGCACCCTCAACGACCTGAGTCGCGTCACGGGCAAGCTCGAAGTGTTCGGCCTGGTAGAGCGAGCCGGGGAGGTCGTCAAGAGCTCGGCGATCCGCGAGTACCTTGCGCAGGGGCAGGTAGCCCACGCCGCCCTGCTGCTGGGCGAGCCGTACCTGGTGATCGGGCGGGTAGTGGAAGGCGATCGCCGCGGCCGGCAGATCGGCTACCCGACAGCCAACCTGGGAGTGCCGGAGCGCAAGGCGATGCCGAAGGGCGTCTTCTCCGTCCTCGTCGACACCGGCGAGGGGATCTTCGCGGGCATGGCCAACAGCGGCCCTCGTCCCTCGTTCCCAGACGCCGCACCGGCCTGCGAGGCGCACCTCTTCGACTTCGACGGCGACCTCTACGGACGCGAACTGAGGGTCCGGTTCATCGAACGGATCCGCGGGCAGCTCGAGTTCGGTTCGCTCGACGAGCTACGCGCCCGCCTCGACGAGGACGCCAGGGTGGCGAAGGAGCAGCTGGCGCGTCTCTAG
- the rlmB gene encoding 23S rRNA (guanosine(2251)-2'-O)-methyltransferase RlmB, whose translation MLIYGKNAVSEALEQGQAQRVMVALGVRESTVRDIEKLARRAQVPVDRVPRIDLDQALKTTSHQGVVAELPDLDYSAEEAPFELAASRGEKLLLVLLDQVQDPRNYGAIIRSSEVLGAHGVVTEERRSAPLSAVVAKTAAGATAHLPLVQVKNLARFIDDLKSRNVWIYGADAGSRTTPEMIDWDRDAALVMGSEGTGLRRLVREKCDEIVGIPTSGRVSSLNASVAAGIMLYAVQAGRSKGDR comes from the coding sequence ATGCTCATCTACGGGAAGAACGCCGTCAGCGAGGCGCTGGAGCAGGGGCAGGCCCAGCGCGTGATGGTGGCGCTTGGGGTCCGCGAGTCGACGGTCCGCGACATCGAGAAGTTGGCGCGGCGCGCCCAGGTGCCGGTCGACAGAGTGCCCCGCATAGACCTCGATCAGGCCCTAAAGACCACCTCGCATCAGGGGGTGGTCGCCGAACTACCCGATCTCGACTACAGCGCCGAGGAGGCGCCGTTCGAACTCGCCGCCAGCCGCGGCGAGAAGCTCCTGCTGGTCCTCCTCGACCAGGTCCAGGACCCCCGCAACTACGGGGCCATCATCCGCAGCTCGGAGGTACTCGGCGCTCACGGGGTGGTCACCGAGGAGCGTCGCAGCGCGCCTCTGTCGGCGGTGGTGGCCAAGACCGCCGCGGGGGCGACCGCGCATCTCCCGCTCGTTCAGGTGAAGAACCTGGCCCGCTTCATCGACGACCTCAAGAGCCGGAACGTGTGGATCTACGGCGCCGACGCCGGTTCCCGAACTACCCCGGAGATGATCGATTGGGACCGCGACGCTGCCCTTGTCATGGGGTCCGAGGGGACGGGGCTGAGGAGGCTCGTGCGCGAGAAGTGCGATGAGATAGTGGGCATCCCGACGAGCGGCCGTGTCTCCTCGCTCAACGCCTCGGTCGCCGCCGGCATCATGCTCTACGCCGTGCAGGCGGGGCGCTCGAAGGGGGACCGCTAG